One part of the Kryptolebias marmoratus isolate JLee-2015 linkage group LG13, ASM164957v2, whole genome shotgun sequence genome encodes these proteins:
- the LOC108247188 gene encoding histone H3-like: protein LLFSVKCEEPCLVIARTKQSARKSTGGKAPRKQLAIKAACKSAPSTGGLKKPHHYRPGNVALRKICCYQKSTKLLIRKLPFQHLVREIAQDFKTDLSFQSSAVMASQEDKEAYPVGLFEDTRTEDTLGQTAIRDPSCPQPSASITTL from the coding sequence ttactcttcagtgttaaatgtgaagaaccctgtcTAGTCAtagccagaaccaagcagagcgcccgtaaatccaccggaggtaaagctcccaggaagcagctcgccatcAAAGCTGCCTGCAAGAGCGCCCCGTCTACCGGTGGTTTGAAGAAGCCTCACCACTACAGGCCTGGGAATGTGGCTCTCAGGAAGATTTGCtgctaccagaagtccaccaagctgctcatccggaagctgcccttccagcacctggtccgggagatcgcccaggacttcaagaccgacctgagcttccagagctcggccgtcATGGCTTCGCAGGAGGACAAAGAAGCTTACCcggtgggactctttgaggacaccaggacagaGGATACATTGGGACAGACTGCTATAAgggatccttcctgcccacagccatcagcatctataacaactctttaa